Proteins from a single region of Streptomyces sp. HUAS 15-9:
- a CDS encoding FeoA family protein — translation MRSAGMDFEGEAGPSPTVLPDGRILPLADLPPGARATVVDVLAVRSTVVARRLGDLGFTPGAAVEVVRRAPLRDPVVYRVKDYEVCLRRTEAACVRTVGAER, via the coding sequence ATGCGCAGCGCTGGCATGGACTTCGAAGGGGAGGCCGGCCCGTCGCCGACGGTGCTCCCCGACGGGCGGATACTCCCCCTGGCCGATCTGCCGCCCGGTGCCAGGGCCACCGTCGTCGACGTGCTTGCCGTCCGGTCGACCGTCGTGGCCCGGCGGCTGGGCGACCTCGGATTCACCCCAGGAGCGGCGGTGGAGGTCGTGCGCCGGGCCCCGCTGCGTGACCCGGTCGTCTACCGGGTCAAGGACTACGAGGTGTGCCTGCGCCGCACCGAGGCCGCGTGCGTGCGCACGGTCGGAGCGGAGCGGTGA
- a CDS encoding DUF2249 domain-containing protein produces the protein MNTVTLASTPEEAAAATAAEAYHTRLTGELAGRLEMLLQAIERDPGDVEHIRSGLVEYCERVLLPYIAAEETVLYPAAHQVAEARLLIESLISERRGIMALVDALREAPTAEVALAEARALEVLCGQHFAKDNDLVLPLLAGRPGISLAVLVTALHELYGPEPDTDDGEFAREAAEERTGGGGGCGCGGGGCGGGGGGGGCGCGGGGGGCDCGGGGEPDVPELDVRAVPHALRHATVFGALDAVRVGGGIVLVAHHDPLPLLEQIEERSPGRFAVEYTERGPEIWRLVFTRR, from the coding sequence ATGAACACCGTCACCCTCGCGTCAACCCCCGAGGAAGCCGCCGCCGCTACCGCGGCCGAGGCGTACCACACCCGCTTGACCGGTGAACTCGCCGGACGCCTCGAGATGCTTCTCCAGGCCATCGAACGCGATCCCGGTGACGTCGAGCACATCCGCAGCGGCCTCGTCGAGTACTGCGAACGCGTGCTCCTGCCGTACATCGCCGCCGAGGAGACGGTTCTCTACCCCGCCGCCCACCAGGTTGCCGAGGCCCGGCTGCTCATCGAGAGCCTGATCTCCGAACGCCGGGGCATCATGGCGCTCGTCGACGCGTTGCGCGAGGCACCCACGGCGGAAGTCGCCCTGGCCGAGGCCCGCGCACTGGAGGTCCTCTGCGGCCAGCACTTCGCCAAGGACAACGACCTCGTGCTGCCCCTGCTCGCCGGCCGGCCGGGCATCTCCCTGGCCGTCCTGGTCACGGCCCTGCACGAGCTGTACGGGCCGGAACCGGACACCGACGACGGCGAGTTCGCGCGGGAGGCGGCCGAGGAGCGGACCGGTGGCGGCGGAGGCTGCGGCTGCGGGGGCGGAGGCTGCGGTGGTGGGGGCGGTGGCGGAGGCTGCGGCTGCGGTGGTGGCGGAGGAGGCTGCGACTGCGGTGGTGGCGGCGAGCCGGACGTTCCCGAACTGGACGTCCGTGCCGTACCGCACGCGCTTCGGCACGCCACGGTCTTCGGCGCGCTCGACGCCGTCCGGGTCGGCGGAGGGATCGTCCTGGTCGCACACCATGACCCGCTGCCGCTGCTGGAGCAGATCGAAGAGCGCTCGCCCGGCAGGTTCGCCGTGGAGTACACGGAACGGGGTCCGGAGATCTGGCGGCTGGTCTTCACCCGCCGCTGA
- the epsC gene encoding serine O-acetyltransferase EpsC codes for MIVEDLRTACRKDPALHGINVVEVLLYPGLWAIWFHRLAHRLHRMRLPLLPRALSQFSRAMTGIEIHPGAVIGRRFFIDHGMGVVIGETAVVGDDVMLYHRVTLGGTGWWRDRKATKRHPTVGDRVVLGVGATVLGPVHVGDDTVVGAHALVLSDVPAHSSVRAGHADITTRTHPVADPFGQTPAASPLLAPASTERPEEDSHGSDTPLDHGIHRPDTPGGAVPVR; via the coding sequence ATGATCGTCGAAGATCTCCGCACGGCCTGCCGCAAGGACCCTGCGCTGCACGGCATCAACGTGGTCGAGGTCCTGCTGTACCCGGGGCTCTGGGCCATCTGGTTCCACCGGCTGGCACACCGGCTGCATCGCATGCGGCTGCCGCTGCTGCCGCGGGCGCTGTCCCAGTTCTCCCGCGCCATGACCGGCATAGAGATCCACCCCGGGGCCGTCATCGGCCGGCGCTTCTTCATCGACCACGGCATGGGCGTGGTGATCGGTGAGACGGCGGTGGTGGGAGACGACGTGATGCTCTACCACCGCGTCACCCTCGGCGGCACCGGCTGGTGGCGCGACCGTAAGGCCACCAAGCGACACCCCACCGTCGGTGACCGCGTGGTGCTCGGCGTCGGCGCGACCGTACTCGGCCCCGTCCATGTCGGTGACGACACGGTGGTCGGTGCCCATGCCCTCGTCCTGAGCGATGTCCCCGCCCACTCCAGCGTGCGCGCCGGTCACGCGGACATCACCACCCGCACCCACCCCGTCGCGGACCCGTTCGGCCAGACCCCGGCCGCTTCCCCTCTCCTTGCCCCCGCATCGACAGAAAGACCCGAAGAGGACAGCCATGGCAGCGATACACCCCTCGATCACGGCATTCATCGGCCGGACACCCCTGGTGGAGCTGTCCCGGTACGGTGA
- the cysK gene encoding cysteine synthase A — MAAIHPSITAFIGRTPLVELSRYGEDLPARLVAKLESANPGGSVKDRIALAMIEDAEATGTLRPGQGIVEPTSGNTGIGLAMVAAAKGYPVTFTMPESMSVERRALLRAYGAELVLTPASEGMTGAIARAAELREANDWFMPQQFANPANPDVHRRTTAEEIWQDTDGQIDMLVAGVGTGGTVTGVGQVLKAKNPAVTVVAVEPAESPVLSGGSPGPHGIQGLGAGFVPEVLDTSLYDAVCTVSVSEARAQARRLARTEGILAGVSGGAALHAASTLARRPRHKDALIVVVLPDTGERYLSTPLFEDQ, encoded by the coding sequence ATGGCAGCGATACACCCCTCGATCACGGCATTCATCGGCCGGACACCCCTGGTGGAGCTGTCCCGGTACGGTGAGGACCTCCCGGCACGCCTGGTCGCCAAACTGGAGTCCGCCAACCCGGGCGGCAGCGTCAAGGACCGCATCGCCCTGGCGATGATCGAGGACGCCGAAGCCACCGGCACCCTGCGGCCCGGACAGGGCATCGTGGAGCCGACGAGCGGCAACACCGGCATCGGTCTGGCCATGGTGGCCGCCGCCAAGGGCTACCCCGTCACCTTCACCATGCCCGAGAGCATGAGCGTCGAACGCCGGGCCCTGCTGCGCGCGTACGGTGCCGAGCTCGTCCTCACCCCGGCGTCCGAAGGCATGACCGGAGCCATCGCCCGCGCCGCCGAACTCCGCGAGGCCAACGACTGGTTCATGCCCCAGCAGTTCGCCAACCCGGCCAATCCGGATGTCCACCGGCGCACCACCGCCGAGGAGATCTGGCAGGACACCGACGGACAGATCGACATGCTGGTCGCCGGAGTCGGCACCGGCGGCACCGTCACCGGAGTCGGTCAGGTGCTGAAGGCGAAGAACCCGGCGGTCACCGTCGTGGCCGTGGAACCGGCGGAGTCGCCCGTCCTGTCCGGCGGCTCGCCCGGCCCCCACGGCATCCAGGGCCTCGGCGCCGGCTTCGTTCCCGAGGTGCTCGACACCTCCCTCTACGACGCGGTGTGCACGGTCTCCGTGTCCGAGGCCCGTGCACAGGCACGCCGGCTCGCCCGCACCGAGGGCATCCTCGCGGGCGTCTCAGGGGGTGCGGCGCTGCACGCCGCCTCGACCCTGGCACGCCGGCCGCGGCACAAGGACGCCCTGATCGTCGTCGTCCTGCCCGACACGGGCGAGCGCTATCTGAGCACTCCGCTCTTCGAGGACCAGTAG
- a CDS encoding DUF2249 domain-containing protein, with the protein MAGELAGRVTLLLTAAGRDESAAERFREGLVAFCERELLPHTAAEEATLYPVARRLPDTRLLVEGLIGEHRCLAALVDAVRGAPTTAGAAAEGRALQVVFEEHVAKQNGLVLPLLAAAPGVRLARLLERLHHRIAHTRMSSAASDADDAVKAAEVKTGETGGCGCACGAEEAAEPVLDVRDIPHALRHATVFGALEAVPAGQAMVLVAPHDPIPLLAQIEQRNPGLFAVEYLQRGPDAWWLRLSHH; encoded by the coding sequence ATGGCAGGGGAACTGGCCGGACGCGTGACGCTGTTGCTCACCGCCGCCGGCCGTGACGAGAGTGCCGCCGAACGCTTCCGCGAGGGGCTCGTGGCCTTCTGCGAGCGTGAGCTCCTGCCGCATACGGCTGCCGAGGAGGCCACGTTGTATCCCGTGGCCCGCCGGCTGCCCGACACGCGCCTGCTCGTCGAGGGGCTCATCGGTGAACACCGCTGCCTGGCCGCGCTGGTCGACGCCGTGCGCGGTGCGCCGACAACGGCCGGTGCCGCAGCGGAGGGCCGCGCTCTTCAGGTGGTCTTCGAGGAACACGTGGCGAAGCAGAACGGCCTTGTGCTGCCCCTGCTCGCCGCGGCACCCGGGGTCCGCCTGGCCAGGCTGCTGGAGAGACTGCACCACCGGATCGCTCATACGCGGATGAGCAGTGCCGCCTCTGACGCGGACGACGCGGTGAAGGCAGCAGAGGTGAAGACCGGGGAGACCGGTGGCTGCGGGTGTGCCTGTGGCGCCGAGGAAGCCGCCGAACCCGTACTCGACGTCCGCGACATCCCGCACGCACTGCGCCACGCCACCGTGTTCGGCGCTCTCGAGGCCGTCCCGGCAGGTCAGGCCATGGTGCTGGTCGCGCCGCACGACCCGATTCCCCTGCTGGCGCAGATCGAGCAGCGCAACCCCGGGCTCTTCGCGGTGGAGTATCTGCAGCGCGGCCCCGACGCCTGGTGGTTGCGGCTCAGCCACCACTGA
- a CDS encoding vitamin K epoxide reductase family protein — translation MTPPHIAGADRRIGWLMALTGVVGWLASLRLAIDDWLVLKDPSYQPTCNISPVVGCSNTMASWQGNLFGFPNMLLGLGAFAAVAALGIAVLAGARLHRVLWLALNAGALVGIAFAHWLIFQSLYELNRLCPYCGVIWIITIALFWYVTLHNLRHGIIPVPARGRGVLNLVLESHWLLLVAWYGVIIMLVLTRFWSYWSSLL, via the coding sequence ATGACGCCGCCGCACATCGCCGGGGCCGACAGGCGCATCGGCTGGCTGATGGCGCTGACCGGAGTCGTCGGGTGGCTCGCCTCGCTGCGCCTGGCCATCGACGACTGGCTCGTTCTCAAGGACCCCAGCTACCAGCCGACCTGCAACATCAGTCCGGTCGTCGGCTGCAGCAACACCATGGCGAGCTGGCAGGGCAACCTCTTCGGCTTCCCCAACATGCTGCTCGGCCTGGGCGCCTTCGCCGCCGTCGCCGCGCTCGGCATCGCGGTGCTCGCCGGAGCGCGCCTGCACCGTGTGCTGTGGCTCGCCCTGAACGCGGGAGCGCTCGTCGGCATCGCGTTCGCTCACTGGCTGATCTTCCAGTCGCTGTACGAGCTGAACCGGCTGTGCCCCTACTGCGGCGTCATCTGGATCATCACCATCGCGCTGTTCTGGTACGTCACGCTGCACAACCTCAGGCACGGCATCATCCCGGTGCCGGCGCGTGGCCGTGGCGTGCTGAATCTGGTGCTGGAGAGCCACTGGCTCCTGTTGGTGGCCTGGTACGGCGTGATCATCATGCTGGTCCTCACCCGCTTCTGGTCGTACTGGAGCAGCCTGCTGTGA
- a CDS encoding class I SAM-dependent methyltransferase, producing the protein MVTTDHDQPLQKDPTAPGAGLDTSRMPGHWLLARLGKRVLRPGGVELTRWMLDSLGIGPDDRVVELAGGLGATAALTLRRSPAAYTAVDRDPAAVAALSTLTVPGSTHIRAVRADASDTGLPDGSATVVYAEAMLTMQPLPAKRRIVREARRLLTDAGGRCAIHEMCLLPDGIDPALADRIARDLADSIHVGPRPLTSAAWQELLTDEGLTVTARKTTPMALLEPRRMVADEGLVSALGIARRTLRDPAGRRRVQEMRRVLRRHRAHLGAISLIARPTMPTEQPTTPTEHDAH; encoded by the coding sequence ATGGTGACCACGGACCATGACCAGCCGCTCCAGAAGGATCCGACCGCGCCCGGTGCGGGACTGGACACCTCCCGCATGCCGGGCCACTGGCTGCTGGCCCGCCTCGGCAAGCGGGTTCTGCGCCCGGGCGGCGTGGAGCTCACCCGATGGATGCTCGACTCCCTGGGCATCGGACCCGACGACCGGGTGGTGGAACTCGCGGGCGGTCTGGGCGCCACAGCGGCACTGACGCTGCGGCGCTCACCGGCCGCCTACACGGCCGTCGACCGCGATCCCGCCGCGGTGGCCGCGCTGAGCACCCTCACCGTCCCCGGCAGTACCCACATCCGCGCCGTACGGGCGGACGCCTCCGACACCGGTCTGCCGGACGGCTCGGCGACCGTCGTGTACGCCGAGGCGATGCTGACGATGCAGCCCCTGCCCGCCAAGCGGCGCATCGTACGGGAGGCACGCCGGCTGCTCACCGACGCGGGCGGCCGCTGTGCCATCCACGAAATGTGCCTGCTGCCGGACGGTATCGACCCGGCCCTGGCCGACCGGATCGCCAGGGACCTCGCCGACTCCATCCACGTCGGCCCCCGCCCCCTGACGTCGGCCGCCTGGCAGGAACTCCTCACCGACGAAGGCCTCACGGTCACCGCCCGGAAGACGACGCCCATGGCGCTGCTCGAACCCCGCCGTATGGTCGCCGACGAGGGACTGGTCTCTGCCCTGGGCATCGCCCGCCGCACTCTGCGGGACCCCGCGGGCCGTCGCCGAGTCCAGGAGATGCGCCGTGTGCTCCGCCGCCACCGGGCCCATCTGGGCGCCATCAGCCTGATCGCCCGGCCCACGATGCCCACTGAGCAGCCCACGACGCCCACTGAACACGACGCCCACTGA
- a CDS encoding cupin domain-containing protein yields MPATVITDLVDGLAVPEDGTLSRVLFRDDRLRVVGFAFAADQELTEHTSSLPVVIQVIQGRLELFLGDEKTEATPGSWIHVPARLPHTVRATEPSVMLLTMLPTPDPTNPDGSAAL; encoded by the coding sequence ATGCCCGCCACCGTGATCACCGACCTCGTCGACGGGCTGGCCGTGCCCGAGGACGGCACCCTCAGCCGCGTCCTGTTCCGCGACGACCGGCTGCGTGTGGTCGGCTTCGCGTTCGCCGCCGACCAGGAACTCACGGAGCACACCTCGTCCCTGCCCGTCGTCATCCAGGTCATCCAGGGACGGCTCGAACTCTTCCTCGGTGATGAGAAGACCGAGGCCACGCCCGGCAGTTGGATCCATGTGCCGGCCCGGCTTCCGCACACCGTACGAGCCACCGAGCCCTCCGTCATGCTGCTGACCATGCTCCCCACCCCGGATCCCACGAACCCGGACGGTTCCGCCGCACTCTGA
- a CDS encoding excinuclease ABC subunit UvrA has protein sequence MDKTTDTRSPALHVADSHDLIRVHGARENNLKDVSIEIPKRRLTVFTGVSGSGKSSLVFDTIAAESQRLINETYSAFVQGFMPTLARPEVDVLDGLTTAIIVDQQRMGTDPRSTVGTATDANAMLRILFSRLAKPHIGSPKAYSFNVASISGAGAVTVERGGKTVKERRSFSITGGMCPRCEGRGTVTDIDLTQLYDDSKSLSEGALTVPGYSMDGWYGRIFKGSGFFDPDKPIRKYTKKELHDLLHKEPTKIKVEGINLTYEGLIPKIQKSMLSKDVDALQPHIRAFVERAMTFTVCPDCDGTRLGEAARSSKIDGISIADACAMQISDLAAWVRGLDEPSVGPLLSALGETLDSFVEIGLGYLSLDRPSGTLSGGEAQRTKMIRHLGSSLTDTTYVFDEPTIGLHPHDIQRMNTLLLRLRDKGNTVLVVEHKPEMIAIADHVVDLGPGAGTAGGTVCFEGTIEGLRAAGTITGRHLDDRAAVKGAVRKPTGTLEIRGAATNNLRDVDVDIPLGVLTVITGVAGSGKSSLVHGSIPADEGVVSVDQAAIRGSRRSNPATYTGLLDPIRKAFAKANGVKPALFSANSEGACPTCNGAGVIYTDLAMMAGVATTCEECEGKRFEASVLEYHLGGRDISEVLAMSVSEAEEFFGAGEARTPAAHKILERLADVGLGYLTLGQPLTTLSGGERQRLKLATHMADKGGVYILDEPTTGLHLADVEQLLGLLDRLVDAGKSVIVIEHHQAVMAHADWIIDLGPGAGHDGGKIVFEGTPADLIAARSTLTGEHLAAYVGS, from the coding sequence ATGGACAAGACGACGGACACGCGGTCGCCTGCGCTGCACGTTGCCGACAGCCACGATCTGATCCGCGTGCACGGCGCACGCGAGAACAACCTCAAGGACGTCAGCATCGAGATCCCGAAGCGCAGGCTGACCGTGTTCACCGGCGTCTCCGGCTCGGGCAAGAGCTCACTGGTGTTCGACACCATCGCCGCGGAGTCGCAGCGGCTGATCAACGAGACGTACAGCGCCTTCGTCCAGGGCTTCATGCCCACGCTGGCCCGGCCCGAGGTGGACGTCCTCGACGGGCTCACGACCGCGATCATCGTCGACCAGCAGCGGATGGGCACCGACCCCCGGTCCACCGTCGGCACCGCCACCGACGCCAACGCCATGCTGCGCATCCTCTTCAGCAGGCTGGCGAAGCCGCACATCGGCTCGCCCAAGGCCTACTCCTTCAATGTCGCCTCGATCAGCGGAGCGGGGGCGGTCACGGTCGAACGCGGCGGGAAGACCGTGAAGGAGCGGCGCAGCTTCAGTATCACCGGCGGTATGTGTCCGCGCTGCGAGGGTCGGGGCACGGTCACCGACATCGACCTGACCCAGCTGTACGACGACAGCAAGTCGCTGAGCGAGGGCGCGCTCACCGTCCCCGGCTACAGCATGGACGGCTGGTACGGCCGCATCTTCAAGGGCAGTGGCTTCTTCGACCCGGACAAGCCGATCCGCAAGTACACCAAGAAGGAGTTGCACGACCTCCTCCACAAGGAGCCGACCAAGATCAAGGTCGAGGGCATCAACCTGACGTACGAAGGTCTGATCCCGAAGATCCAGAAGTCGATGCTGTCGAAGGACGTCGACGCGCTGCAGCCGCACATCCGCGCGTTCGTCGAGCGGGCGATGACGTTCACCGTCTGCCCGGACTGCGACGGCACCCGGCTCGGTGAGGCGGCCCGGTCGTCGAAGATCGACGGCATAAGCATCGCCGACGCGTGCGCGATGCAGATCAGCGACCTTGCCGCATGGGTCCGCGGGCTCGACGAGCCGTCGGTCGGGCCGCTGCTGTCGGCGCTGGGGGAGACCCTCGACTCGTTCGTGGAGATCGGTCTCGGCTACCTCTCGCTGGACCGGCCCTCGGGCACGCTGTCCGGTGGCGAGGCCCAGCGCACCAAGATGATCCGCCACCTCGGCTCCTCGCTCACCGACACCACCTATGTCTTCGACGAGCCCACGATCGGCCTGCACCCGCATGACATCCAGCGGATGAACACCCTGCTGCTGCGGCTGCGCGACAAGGGCAACACGGTGCTCGTCGTGGAGCACAAGCCCGAGATGATCGCGATCGCCGACCATGTCGTCGACCTCGGCCCCGGCGCCGGTACGGCGGGCGGCACCGTGTGTTTCGAGGGCACGATCGAGGGGCTGCGGGCCGCCGGCACCATCACCGGCCGTCATCTCGACGACCGGGCCGCCGTCAAGGGGGCGGTGCGCAAGCCGACCGGCACGCTGGAGATCCGCGGCGCAGCGACGAACAACCTGCGTGACGTCGATGTGGACATCCCGCTCGGCGTGCTGACCGTCATCACCGGCGTCGCCGGCTCCGGCAAGAGCTCGCTGGTGCACGGCTCCATCCCCGCCGACGAGGGTGTGGTGTCGGTCGACCAGGCCGCCATTCGCGGCTCACGGCGCAGCAATCCGGCGACCTACACCGGGCTGCTCGACCCGATCCGCAAGGCGTTCGCCAAGGCCAACGGGGTGAAGCCGGCGCTGTTCAGCGCCAACTCCGAGGGCGCCTGCCCCACCTGCAACGGCGCCGGCGTCATCTACACCGACCTGGCGATGATGGCCGGTGTCGCCACCACCTGCGAGGAGTGCGAGGGGAAGCGGTTCGAGGCATCGGTACTGGAGTACCACCTCGGCGGCCGCGACATCAGCGAGGTGCTCGCGATGTCGGTGAGCGAGGCAGAGGAGTTCTTCGGCGCCGGGGAGGCACGCACCCCCGCCGCGCACAAGATCCTCGAACGGCTCGCCGACGTCGGCCTGGGCTACCTCACCCTCGGCCAGCCGCTCACCACGCTGTCCGGCGGCGAGCGGCAGCGGCTCAAGCTGGCCACCCACATGGCCGACAAGGGCGGCGTCTACATCCTCGACGAGCCGACCACCGGCCTCCACCTCGCCGACGTCGAGCAGTTGCTCGGTCTGCTCGACCGGCTCGTCGACGCCGGCAAGTCCGTCATCGTCATCGAGCACCACCAGGCGGTCATGGCGCACGCCGACTGGATCATCGACCTCGGTCCGGGTGCCGGCCACGACGGCGGCAAGATCGTCTTCGAGGGCACTCCCGCCGATCTCATCGCCGCCCGCTCCACCCTGACGGGTGAGCACCTCGCGGCCTACGTCGGCAGCTGA